A region of Toxorhynchites rutilus septentrionalis strain SRP chromosome 1, ASM2978413v1, whole genome shotgun sequence DNA encodes the following proteins:
- the LOC129763416 gene encoding uncharacterized protein LOC129763416: MSSRLRSKKTRLRNLMTSFNGIYLLMEQYDPEQHWCELASRLEKLEPLWEQINEAMTETEMVDSEEGSSEERYVKERIEFQNKFFAVKAFLQNKLRECSDRNAALPQVLESSVITSSHPHPHVKLPMISLPKFSGNIEEWLAFRDLYVSLIHLSSDLPEIEKFHYLRSQLEGEALTLISSLAITQANYEVAWHLLVKRYSNSKLLKKKQVQKLFELHTVKRESVVELQRLVDGFEKATKVLDQVVEAANYKDLLLIHLLCSRLDDKTRRCWEEYSSSLEEESVKDIVEFLQRRVRILESLPCKQPESYPPMVRKVQSSKLASHSTIQTTPNKCFSCADSHPLYICPKFTRLSVSERENLLRQNSLCRNCFRKGHQARECSSKFSCRRCKQRHHTLVCYKPEDTHGNQQPNTSIESTVQGGSSNTEDHRIIQSHTNSVMVSSTINRKAKKVLLATAIVMVEDYFGNQFPGRALLDSGSECNIISAHLSQKLRVKRVKSNVQISGVGQVSASTSEKIQATVKSRLTDYRETMEFYVLSRVTEDLPTTTIDINCDLPVNLSSAFSHQSNGKSLGNHLPTLIDSVFGWVVTGRCGWDNGKSPIVCQHSTISESLERLMQRFWECENEGSQSNYSLEESQCEEYFLRTVKRGQDGRYTVGLPKATEKFARLGDTKVTAHRRLMLLERRLTRDNLKLEYHTFMSDYMERGHMRKVSETSVEPITTYYLPHHPVIKDSSTTIRDDLRSIIMRSRLFPIVLIAGIEKMFRQIWMASEDLSLQRVLWRFDPEQPVDVYELLTVTYGTKTAPFLATRTLKQLSIDEAANFPSVVAGILAKDVYMDDVITGV; encoded by the exons ATGTCGTCCAGACTTCGATCTAAGAAAACGCGTCTACGCAACTTGATGACGTCTTTCAACGGTATTTACCTGCTGATGGAGCAGTATGATCCAGAGCAACATTGGTGTGAGCTGGCTTCGCGGTTGGAGAAGCTGGAGCCGCTGTGGGAACAAATCAATGAAGCGATGACGGAGACGGAGATGGTCGACAGTGAGGAAGGTTCATCGGAAGAACGGTATGTTAAGGAACGAATTGAATTCCAGAATAAATTCTTTGCTGTGAAGGCATTCCTGCAAAATAAACTGCGAGAGTGTTCCGATCGCAACGCCGCCCTGCCCCAGGTTCTTGAGTCCAGCGTAATTACCAGTTCGCATCCTCACCCTCATGTAAAACTACCGATGATAAGTCTACCGAAATTTTCCGGAAACATTGAGGAGTGGTTAGCTTTCCGCGACCTCTACGTGTCATTGATCCACTTATCTTCAGACCTTCCCGAAATAGAGAAGTTTCATTATCTACGGAGTCAACTAGAAGGGGAAGCATTGACACTGATTTCATCCCTCGCTATAACCCAAGCGAACTACGAGGTCGCGTGGCATTTATTGGTAAAACGGTACTCAAATAGTAAGTTGCTCAAGAAAAAGCAGGTCCAGAAACTTTTCGAGCTGCATACGGTTAAAAGGGAATCGGTCGTGGAACTTCAAAGGTTGGTTGATGGATTTGAAAAGGCGACTAAAGTGCTGGATCAGGTGGTAGAGGCAGCAAATTATAAGGACCTATTATTGATCCATTTGCTTTGTTCACGTTTAGATGACAAAACTCGACGCTGCTGGGAGGAATATTCTTCGTCATTGGAAGAGGAGAGTGTTAAGGATATTGTGGAATTCCTACAACGTCGGGTTCGGATTCTGGAATCACTCCCTTGTAAACAACCGGAATCATACCCACCGATGGTCAGGAAGGTCCAATCGTCAAAGCTTGCTAGTCATAGCACCATTCAAACTACCCCGAACAAATGTTTTTCGTGTGCGGACTCGCATCCTTTGTACATCTGTCCTAAATTCACCAGGCTCTCAGTTAGCGAGAGGGAAAATTTACTTCGACAAAACTCACTGTGCAGAAACTGCTTTCGAAAAGGACATCAGGCTCGTGAATGCTCATCGAAATTCTCatgtcgtcgatgtaaacagCGTCATCATACCTTGGTTTGCTATAAACCGGAAGATACACATGGTAATCAACAACCAAATACCTCAATCGAATCAACCGTTCAGGGTGGCAGTTCCAATACGGAAGACCATAGAATTATCCAATCTCATACCAATTCGGTAATGGTTAGCAGTACCATAAACAGGAAGGCGAAAAAAGTGCTTTTGGCGACAGCAATCGTTATGGTCGAGGACTATTTTGGAAACCAATTCCCGGGAAGAGCACTCCTAGATTCTGGTTCAGAGTGTAACATTATTTCCGCTCATCTTTCACAGAAACTACGTGTGAAACGAGTAAAATCAAATGTACAAATATCCGGTGTCGGACAAGTCTCAGCCAGTACATCAGAGAAAATTCAAGCTACAGTGAAATCAAGGTTAACCGACTACAGAGAAACCATGGAATTTTATGTTTTATCCAGGGTAACTGAGGATTTGCCAACCACCACCATTGATATCAACTGTGATTTACCG GTGAATCTTTCTTCAGCTTTTTCCCATCAAAGCAACGGAAAATCACTGGGAAATCACTTACCGACACTCATTGATTCGGTGTTTGGTTGGGTGGTCACTGGACGATGTGGTTGGGATAATGGAAAGTCTCCTATCGTTTGCCAACACTCGACGATATCGGAGTCACTGGAAAGACTGATGCAACGATTCTGGGAATGCGAGAATGAAGGTTCGCAATCAAACTACTCTCTGGAGGAATCCCAATGTGAAGAGTATTTTTTACGAACAGTGAAGCGAGGTCAGGATGGTCGCTACACAGTTggtttgccaaaagccacggaAAAATTTGCAAGGTTGGGTGATACGAAGGTGACTGCACATCGTCGTTTAATGCTTCTGGAACGAAGACTAACCCGCGACAATTTGAAGTTGGAGTACCATACATTTATGTCCGATTACATGGAACGAGGACACATGAGGAAGGTTTCAGAAACATCAGTGGAACCTATCACCACCTACTATCTCCCACATCACCCAGTGATAAAAGACTCGAGCACGACTATCCGC GACGATTTACGAAGCATCATAATGCGAAGTCGACTATTCCCAATTGTTTTAATCGCCGGCATCGAAAAGATGTTTAGACAAATTTGGATGGCTTCAGAGGATTTGTCTCTTCAAAGAGTTTTGTGGCGATTCGATCCCGAACAACCCGTCGACGTTTACGAGTTGCTAACCGTTACATATGGTACAAAAACAGCTCCCTTTTTAGCTACCCGCACCCTCAAGCAATTGTCCATAGATGAGGCTGCAAACTTCCCGTCAGTAGTCGCTGGAATACTTGCCAAGGACGTTTATATGGATGACGTCATTACGGGAGTGTAG
- the LOC129763419 gene encoding uncharacterized protein LOC129763419, with protein sequence MGQFPAQRIVAARPFSTTGIDYFGPVYIKQGYKKSSIKAYVSVFVCFCTKAVHLELVSDLSTAKFLQALRRFTARRGKPAEISSDNGTNFVGARKELAELISNLSNRNYHEAIQQECSTSGISWHFIPPGAPHFGGLWEAAVRSAKKHLLRVIGYSSVSYEDFLTLLVQIEGCINSRSLTQLSDDPDDLQPLTPAHFLVGTSLDALPDPDYTSTPSNRLSHWQLIQQQQQHFWRRWRVEYLSQLQARVKNWKPPITIQPGRLVIMVDENQPPMRWRMARIHQVHPGSDGVIRVVTLRTATGFLKRPVTKICMLPLPAMDDQHVEKSSTLSEIK encoded by the coding sequence ATGGGCCAATTTCCAGCACAACGAATCGTTGCCGCGAGACCGTTTTCGACAACAGGCATAGATTATTTCGGGCCTGTGTACATAAAGCAAGGTTATAAGAAAAGCTCAATTAAAGCGTATGTGTCCGTCTTCGTTTGCTTTTGTACAAAGGCGGTACATCTGGAGCTAGTGTCCGACCTTTCCACCGCGAAATTTCTCCAGGCACTTCGTCGTTTTACGGCACGTCGTGGAAAACCGGCCGAAATATCTTCCGATAACGGAACAAACTTTGTGGGCGCTCGAAAGGAGTTAGCAGAATTAATAAGCAACCTAAGCAATCGCAATTATCACGAAGCAATTCAGCAAGAATGCAGTACGAGTGGAATATCCTGGCACTTCATTCCGCCTGGGGCACCCCACTTCGGCGGGCTTTGGGAAGCCGCCGTTCGTTCCGCTAAGAAACACCTCCTCCGCGTAATAGGGTATTCCTCCGTATCATATGAAGATTTCCTAACACTTCTAGTCCAAATAGAAGGTTGTATAAATTCCAGATCGCTAACACAGCTGTCAGATGACCCTGATGACCTCCAACCGCTGACGCCAGCTCACTTCCTCGTCGGCACATCACTGGATGCACTTCCCGATCCGGATTATACCTCCACACCGAGCAACCGATTATCACATTGGCAGCTCattcagcagcaacaacaacatttTTGGCGTCGATGGCGAGTCGAATACCTCTCGCAGCTCCAAGCACGCGTCAAAAATTGGAAGCCTCCGATCACTATACAGCCCGGGAGATTGGTTATTATGGTCGACGAAAATCAACCACCGATGAGATGGCGAATGGCCCGTATTCATCAAGTTCATCCTGGCAGTGACGGAGTAATTCGAGTCGTCACACTGCGTACTGCAACAGGATTCCTGAAGAGACCAGTCACCAAAATATGCATGCTCCCTCTTCCTGCTATGGACGATCAGCATGTGGAAAAATCGTCAACATTATCTGAAATTAAGTAA